A stretch of the uncultured Trichococcus sp. genome encodes the following:
- a CDS encoding ECF transporter S component, protein MNAETKNKLNYKLSTASIVLIPIAIGINYLGKYIAGVLRLPLWLDSIGTVLSGMLAGPVIGAASGIINNVIYGVTADPTSTVYAITSAVIGLMAGLFAAKGWFKDIKTVLLAGLIIGVVAATLSTPLNIVFWGGQTGNVWGDALYALLISNGQPQWLASFLDGIVVDVPDKLVTVLISYFIFRGLPKKLTNTFLKDGAIEEL, encoded by the coding sequence ATGAATGCAGAAACAAAAAACAAGCTGAACTACAAGTTGTCTACGGCTTCCATCGTCTTGATCCCGATCGCAATCGGGATCAATTATCTCGGCAAATACATCGCAGGCGTATTGCGTCTGCCTCTTTGGTTGGACTCGATCGGAACCGTATTGTCGGGTATGTTGGCGGGACCTGTAATAGGTGCTGCTTCCGGGATCATCAACAACGTCATCTACGGCGTGACGGCCGACCCGACTTCGACAGTGTACGCAATCACCAGCGCAGTCATCGGTTTGATGGCGGGTCTGTTTGCCGCTAAAGGTTGGTTCAAGGACATCAAGACCGTGTTGTTGGCAGGTTTGATCATCGGTGTGGTTGCGGCCACCCTCTCGACGCCTTTGAACATTGTCTTTTGGGGCGGCCAGACCGGGAATGTCTGGGGGGATGCCCTCTACGCGTTGCTGATTTCGAACGGGCAACCGCAATGGCTGGCTTCTTTTCTGGATGGCATCGTTGTGGACGTGCCGGATAAACTAGTGACGGTTCTCATCAGTTACTTTATCTTCAGGGGCTTGCCGAAGAAACTCACGAACACTTTCCTGAAGGATGGCGCGATAGAAGAATTATAG
- a CDS encoding nucleoside phosphorylase yields MEQTLQAHIQLSADLDVKYALLPGDPARVERAKLLLEDPVDLAFNREYKSVLGTYQGLKVLVISSGIGGPSTAIAIEELARIGIEGIIRIGSCGSLHPAVHLGDVIIATAAVRDDGASKAYVDSAYPAVADLDLLIQLRSIAERERIPHRLGIVRSHDSFYTAREAQLTAYWSGNGIIGSDMETATLFVVGALRGLKTASLLNVVVGQDEGMAEGVSQFVSGEAATKQGEQNQIKLALSAFHAWHQAKGGE; encoded by the coding sequence ATGGAACAAACACTGCAGGCGCACATTCAATTATCAGCCGATCTGGATGTGAAATATGCGCTGTTGCCGGGTGATCCAGCCCGCGTTGAAAGAGCGAAACTGCTGTTGGAGGACCCTGTCGATTTGGCGTTCAACCGTGAGTACAAGAGTGTTCTGGGGACTTATCAGGGACTAAAAGTCCTGGTCATTTCCTCCGGGATCGGTGGGCCATCCACAGCAATAGCCATCGAAGAATTGGCAAGAATCGGAATAGAAGGCATCATCCGCATCGGCAGCTGCGGATCCTTGCATCCGGCAGTGCATTTGGGCGATGTGATCATCGCAACGGCAGCAGTCCGGGATGATGGCGCCAGCAAGGCCTATGTCGATTCCGCATATCCCGCTGTTGCCGATCTGGATTTATTGATCCAGCTGCGGTCAATCGCAGAAAGGGAGCGGATTCCTCATCGTTTGGGGATTGTCCGCAGCCATGACAGTTTCTACACCGCCCGTGAAGCGCAACTTACTGCTTATTGGAGCGGCAACGGCATCATCGGGTCGGATATGGAAACAGCCACGTTGTTTGTTGTTGGGGCGCTGAGGGGATTGAAGACCGCATCATTGCTGAATGTCGTCGTTGGTCAAGATGAAGGGATGGCGGAAGGTGTCAGTCAATTCGTTTCCGGAGAAGCGGCCACCAAACAGGGGGAACAGAATCAGATCAAACTGGCATTATCCGCTTTCCATGCATGGCATCAGGCAAAAGGAGGAGAATGA
- a CDS encoding LrgB family protein, producing the protein MIDHLLETTKYLGLFISLGAFMIGLKLNKKYPYAFMNPLLIGTILVVGLILMLDIEVTNFQKSAQILSDLLTPATICLAVPVYRQFKILRENSWVVLISCVAGMISGLVTIIGLALILQMSEITTLSTLARSITMAIALDTTELIGGVAGIIVAGVIFAGIFGTVVSGLIFRIFRIEEPIAKGLAMGAASHAMGTAESLKVSELQGAMSSLAMVVSGVVMVGLIPLAALLVQ; encoded by the coding sequence ATGATTGATCATCTGTTGGAAACGACAAAATATCTCGGGCTGTTCATCAGCTTAGGAGCCTTCATGATCGGCTTGAAGTTGAACAAAAAATATCCTTATGCCTTCATGAATCCTTTGCTGATCGGGACAATCCTGGTCGTAGGTTTGATCCTTATGCTGGACATCGAAGTTACAAATTTTCAAAAAAGTGCGCAAATATTGTCCGATCTCCTGACACCGGCCACGATATGCCTGGCTGTTCCGGTCTATCGGCAATTCAAGATTTTGCGCGAGAACAGCTGGGTCGTATTGATCAGTTGTGTGGCGGGGATGATCAGCGGCCTGGTCACAATCATCGGCTTGGCTCTGATCCTTCAGATGAGCGAAATCACGACCCTTTCCACCTTGGCGCGCTCGATCACGATGGCCATCGCGCTGGATACGACCGAACTGATCGGCGGGGTCGCCGGCATCATAGTGGCGGGGGTCATCTTCGCCGGCATTTTCGGGACGGTGGTTTCCGGCCTGATTTTCAGAATTTTCAGGATCGAAGAACCGATAGCGAAAGGGTTGGCCATGGGTGCGGCTTCCCATGCCATGGGGACGGCTGAATCGTTGAAAGTGAGCGAACTGCAGGGAGCCATGAGCAGCTTGGCGATGGTCGTTTCCGGTGTCGTGATGGTCGGCTTGATTCCACTTGCGGCACTGCTCGTTCAGTAA
- a CDS encoding CidA/LrgA family protein — MHYLKQFTVIIAISAVSELLAIFIPLAIPASIYGMSLLFLLLMTGVLKLKQVESAANLLLGIMPALFVVSGAGLITSYGQIAENFFSWVAVNIASTIVILATTGLLAQGLIRRKQAKEAGGND, encoded by the coding sequence ATGCACTATTTGAAACAATTTACTGTAATCATCGCTATTTCGGCCGTAAGCGAATTGCTGGCCATCTTCATCCCATTAGCCATTCCAGCCAGCATCTACGGCATGTCGTTGCTGTTCCTGTTGCTGATGACAGGAGTGTTGAAGCTCAAGCAAGTGGAAAGTGCCGCCAATCTGCTGTTGGGCATCATGCCTGCTCTATTCGTAGTGAGCGGTGCCGGACTCATCACCTCCTATGGGCAGATCGCCGAAAACTTCTTCAGCTGGGTAGCCGTCAACATCGCCTCCACCATCGTGATTTTGGCGACGACCGGGCTTTTGGCGCAGGGTCTAATAAGAAGGAAGCAAGCAAAGGAGGCTGGCGGGAATGATTGA
- a CDS encoding OFA family MFS transporter yields the protein MQQKITKEKKPMLRGEWLYVFLGLVIMMMLGTVYSWSVFRLPVEELYSVGAAQSGLPYMTALLFYSLFMFLTGRYFKGWSPRATILVGSLLVSAGWILSAFAPNIQVLTVTYGVISGAGVGIAYGAPLAVVTRWFPEKKGLVIGLVLLGFGLSPLVTAPLARMLVEQYGVARTFLVLGIVFGMLLPMLSMPFKYPESEGAEGGGSSGVSAGARDVTSAEMMKSANFKGLYLNFIIGTMIGLMMIGLTSSIGTELIGMAQKDVVLFISIFAVFNGIGRPVFGWLTDRLSAKTAMLLSYAQIITAAGLMLSAKNGSIGLFAVAFAIFWFNVGGWLAIAPTATNNMYGPKHYSQNYGIVFTAYGIGAVLGVSSSGLLLDAFRNYDYIFYLVIASCLMGSLLTLMLLTGNKRYKNEAATEKRLPDLAGRNSSQ from the coding sequence ATGCAACAGAAAATAACAAAAGAAAAGAAGCCGATGCTAAGGGGTGAATGGCTATACGTATTTTTGGGACTTGTGATCATGATGATGTTGGGCACAGTCTATTCATGGAGCGTTTTTCGTCTCCCGGTGGAGGAGTTGTATAGTGTGGGGGCTGCTCAAAGTGGCTTGCCATACATGACGGCGCTGCTGTTTTATTCCCTTTTCATGTTTTTGACCGGGCGCTATTTCAAAGGATGGAGCCCGCGGGCAACTATTTTGGTGGGGTCATTGCTGGTTTCAGCTGGGTGGATCTTATCGGCGTTTGCCCCGAATATTCAAGTGTTGACTGTTACCTACGGTGTGATCAGTGGCGCAGGGGTCGGGATAGCTTACGGAGCGCCGTTAGCGGTAGTGACCAGATGGTTCCCGGAAAAAAAGGGTCTTGTGATCGGGTTGGTGCTGCTGGGGTTTGGACTTTCTCCTTTAGTTACGGCACCGTTGGCCCGAATGTTGGTTGAACAATACGGGGTGGCGAGAACATTCCTCGTATTGGGAATCGTTTTTGGAATGCTGTTGCCTATGCTTTCGATGCCTTTCAAGTATCCCGAAAGCGAGGGTGCTGAAGGAGGGGGTTCATCCGGAGTGAGTGCGGGTGCGCGCGATGTGACGAGTGCTGAAATGATGAAATCCGCAAACTTCAAAGGGTTATACCTTAATTTCATTATCGGCACGATGATCGGACTGATGATGATAGGTTTGACAAGCAGCATCGGCACTGAGTTGATAGGGATGGCGCAAAAGGATGTGGTGCTGTTCATATCGATATTTGCAGTGTTCAACGGCATCGGACGTCCGGTGTTCGGGTGGTTGACGGACAGGCTATCGGCAAAGACAGCCATGCTCCTTTCTTACGCTCAAATCATCACGGCAGCCGGCTTGATGCTGTCGGCAAAAAATGGCAGTATTGGTTTGTTTGCCGTAGCCTTTGCCATATTTTGGTTCAACGTTGGGGGTTGGTTGGCTATAGCGCCAACCGCCACCAACAATATGTATGGACCCAAACACTACAGCCAGAACTATGGCATCGTATTTACCGCCTATGGAATAGGCGCTGTTCTGGGAGTAAGCAGTTCAGGGTTACTGCTGGATGCTTTCCGGAATTACGACTATATATTCTACCTTGTGATTGCTTCCTGTCTGATGGGTTCGCTGCTGACGCTAATGCTCCTCACGGGAAATAAGCGGTATAAAAATGAAGCGGCGACAGAAAAACGCCTGCCTGATTTGGCGGGCCGAAACAGCAGCCAATAA
- a CDS encoding DUF2294 domain-containing protein, with amino-acid sequence MTKGQIESKLSEAISKFEVEQMGRGPEKIRTVIFQDLILIRLKGFLSISEKNLARNPGGIQLIKNARTALFENAREELEATIKTVIDVGIVSTYSDVSTKTGEKIIAIVVDQDIESLMK; translated from the coding sequence ATGACAAAAGGACAAATCGAATCGAAATTGAGCGAAGCGATCAGTAAGTTTGAAGTTGAACAAATGGGTAGGGGTCCAGAAAAAATACGGACCGTCATCTTTCAGGATTTGATCCTGATAAGACTCAAAGGTTTCTTGAGTATATCTGAGAAAAATCTGGCCAGAAACCCAGGGGGAATCCAGCTGATCAAAAATGCTCGGACGGCTTTGTTTGAGAACGCTCGGGAAGAGCTTGAAGCAACAATCAAAACAGTAATTGACGTAGGCATCGTAAGTACCTATTCCGATGTCAGCACCAAAACAGGTGAAAAAATAATCGCAATAGTTGTAGATCAAGATATCGAAAGTTTGATGAAGTAA